A portion of the Scylla paramamosain isolate STU-SP2022 chromosome 2, ASM3559412v1, whole genome shotgun sequence genome contains these proteins:
- the LOC135114415 gene encoding sialin-like isoform X2 yields MSVDSSGSDGCVGQAAPGRDSGKVNKGLVLTGDLEPNKGEVIFSCVAESSHKSVTSSDSSGGSWWNARNALGVLIFLGLMMAFLHRVALSITIVAMVTRNVTVTLNNGTCPITDEHLSDNYVQGEFDWDEQTQSILLGAFFYGYTATNFIGGRAAEYLGGRLMFGLGILIPSILTLLSPLCINTSANLFIALRVLEGLTQGMVFPSVHLMIAAWIPPKDKAKYSSFVMSGSNFGTVVAMAVGGWLCNTTFLGGWPSVFYIFGGLGVIWGILWFLLAHDLPEQHPRISASELQYILKHRYYVKRDKVVAIPWQHIVTSAPFWAIMAASFCDNFSFYTLLTELPTYFSNILHFDMSSNGLRSALPYAIQCVTSVLWGIFIDALHARNYVSLVVVRKLSTSIALYVSAAGLVAMIWVECDPVWAIIVMCLSVSATGPINSGSSISEQDIAPNFAGTLKGLTNTLGSATGFLAPAVTGAIINNNQTLKAWNTVFIISASFNVFFCSIFVIFGTAEVQPWNYPQPRKEVRVITIFDNE; encoded by the exons ATGAGTGTAGACAGCTCGGGCAGCGATGGTTGCGTGGGTCAGGCGGCGCCTGGACGGGACAGTGGCAAAGTGAACAAGGGCCTGGTGCTCACTGGTGACTTAGAGCCGAACAAAGGAGAAGTAATCTTTTCATGTGTCGCCGAGTCGTCACACAAGTCCGTTACTTCTAGCG ACTCAAGCGGCGGCTCGTGGTGGAATGCGAGAAACGCTCTGGGAGTGTTGATCTTCCTGGGACTGATGATGGCGTTCCTACACAGAGTGGCGCTCTCCATCACCATCGTGGCCATGGTGACCAGAAATGTGACCGTGACGTTAAACAACGGCACATGCCCAATCACTGACGAGCATCTCAGCGACAATTATGTA CAAGGTGAATTTGACTGGGATGAACAAACACAGTCGATTCTTTTGGGTGCTTTCTTCTATGGCTACACGGCAACAAACTTCATCGGGGGACGTGCGGCGGAGTACCTTGGGGGACGCCTCATGTTCGGCCTGGGCATTCTCATTCCCTCCATCCTGACGCTGCTGTCCCCCTTGTGTATCAATACGTCGGCCAATCTGTTCATTGCCCTCAGAGTGTTGGAGGGACTGACGCAG GGGATGGTGTTTCCCTCAGTGCACTTGATGATTGCAGCCTGGATCCCGCCCAAGGACAAAGCCAAATACTCCAGCTTTGTTATGTCAG GTTCAAATTTTGGAACGGTGGTGGCCATGGCAGTCGGTGGGTGGCTCTGCAACACCACCTTCTTGGGCGGGTGGCCTTCCGTCTTCTACATATTTGGAGGTTTGGGTGTAATTTGGGGAATTCTGTGGTTTCTCCTGGCACATGACCTTCCCGAGCAGCATCCCAGGATCTCCGCCTCAGAGCTGCAGTACATCCTGAAGCACCGATATTACGTCAAGAGAGACAAG GTGGTGGCCATTCCCTGGCAACACATCGTGACGTCAGCTCCGTTCTGGGCCATCATGGCGGCAAGTTTCTGTGATAACTTCAGTTTCTATACTCTCCTAACAGAACTTCCTACGTACTTCAGTAATATTTTGCACTTCGATATGAGTAGC AATGGGTTACGCTCGGCCCTGCCCTACGCCATCCAGTGTGTGACGTCTGTGTTGTGGGGGATTTTCATAGACGCCTTGCACGCCAGAAATTACGTCTCCCTCGTTGTGGTTAGAAAGTTGTCAACATCGATAG CCCTGTACGTGTCGGCAGCGGGGTTGGTGGCAATGATATGGGTGGAGTGCGACCCTGTGTGGGCCATCATAGTCATGTGCCTGTCGGTGAGCGCCACTGGACCGATCAACAGCGGCTCCTCCATATCCGAACAGGACATCGCCCCAAACTTCGCCGGCACGCTCAAGGGCCTCACCAACACCCTGGGCTCCGCCACGGGCTTCCTGGCGCCGGCCGTGACAGGagccatcatcaacaacaac CAAACTCTGAAAGCGTGGAACACTGTTTTCATCATTTCTGCTTCATTCAATGTGTTTTTCTGCTCCATCTTTGTCATCTTCGGAACAGCGGAAGTCCAGCCCTGGAATTACCCGCAGCCACGAAAAGAGGTCCGCGTCATCACGATTTTcgataatgaataa
- the LOC135114442 gene encoding uncharacterized protein LOC135114442 isoform X2 translates to MVVLVKFSFLCLDLILLSLERLFVVRMKQDCQFPARGPFPAVHQKPLTSISIVHYPAPVFSPRAYNASVISPVTQAHPQVFDLSSCMLHSRSSFTVLTVMPTSSINVRERELPFLDSMMMGMISKTDHLRANEDLPVQLQHTT, encoded by the exons atGGTCGTACTTGTGaagttttctttcctgtgtctTGATTTGATTCTGTTGTCTCTGGAACGTTTATTTGTGGTCCGGATGAAGCAGGACTGCCAATTCCCTGCCCGTGGACCATTCCCAGCAGTTCACCAG AAGCCACTGACAAGCATATCCATAGTCCACTATCCAGCTCCAGTCTTCAGTCCCAGGGCATATAACGCATCAGTCATCTCCCCAGTAACTCAAGCCCATCCTCAAGTGTTCGATCTCTCCAGCTGCATGCTCCACTCCAGATCTTCCTTCACAG ttcttacggtcatgcctacctcatcaataaatgtcagagagagagaactgcctttcctcgactcTATGATGATGGGtatgatcagtaaaacagatcacctgagagctaatGAAGACCTGCCGGTGCAGCTACAACATACAACTTGA
- the LOC135114432 gene encoding protein maelstrom 1-like produces the protein MGKQKKRNPFFYYMQERRPEIERRLNRKVTIAEMPQHVSRDWQTLPDSEKNKYKMMCGQNQEKLDCRGVPLRQLEEAAQDQRRQAEVMKRSIAEMVDVYHAGRALHQATFFIVCTNFYVHTDMDHYVPAELSILQFSFKYGIMREFHETVKAFIPRSYAATARKHSQDTHNLLQDPDNSHGVTHEEMAENITKFLSNGWDEDVPLYTLHQEMEQTRQILETITGEEYKIYSLDMLFQFMYSAIVLTIPLSVATDLITECGLDFHPNISCPWHIANQMDCGRFCTLSTVRRWFYYMCQHIDLKNNLGVMPQEGKHYPYKELKEGVQRSMSCLTLEDSDSGEGASCDLWSLVGQKFNHSTSSSSADFLPKDGHASQRGKQCEDTEGEEDVWPWPTMELN, from the exons ATGGGAAAGCAGAAGAAGCGCAATCCCTTCTTTTACTACATGCAGGAGAGGAGGCCTGAGATAGAGAGGAGACTGAATCGAAAAGTGACAATAGCCGAGATGCCTCAACATGTCTCCCGGGATTGGCAG ACACTACCAGACTCCGAGAAGAACAAGTACAAGATGATGTGTGGCCAAAACCAAGAGAAGCTGGACTGTCGTGGCGTTCCTCTGCGTCAGCTGGAGGAAGCTGCTCAGGATCAGAGAAGGCAGGCAGAGGTGATGAAGAGGAGCATTGCAGAAATGGTGGACGTCTATCATGCTGGACGAG CGCTACACCAGGCCACTTTCTTCATTGTCTGCACCAACTTCTATGTTCACACTGACATGGACCATTATGTCCCTGCTGAGCTGAGCATCCTGCAGTTTAGTTTCAAATATGGCATAATGAGGGAGTTTCATGAAACAGTCAAAG CCTTCATTCCTCGGTCCTATGCTGCCACAGCAAGGAAACACTCCCAGGACACACACAACTTGCTGCAAGACCCTGACAATAGCCATGGAGTGACCCATGAAGAAATGGctgaaaatataacaaaattctTGTCAAAT GGCTGGGATGAGGATGTGCCCTTGTACACCCTTCACCAGGAAATGGAGCAGACAAGGCAAATACTGGAGACCATAACAG GTGAGGAGTACAAGATATACTCCCTGGACATGCTGTTTCAATTCATGTATTCAGCAATAGTGCTTACCATCCCATTGTCTGTGGCTACTgacttgattactgagtgtgGTCTAGACTTCCACCCCAACATATCTTGCCCA TGGCATATTGCCAACCAGATGGACTGTGGAAGGTTCTGCACTCTATCCACTGTGAGGCGCTGGTTTTATTACATGTGTCAGCATATTGATCTCAAGAACAACCTTGGGGTGATGCCCCAGGAGGGGAAACATTACCCTTATAAGGAGCTGAAGGAAGGGGTGCAGAGAAGCATGTCCTGTCTTACTCTGGAG GACTCCGACTCCGGTGAGGGTGCCAGCTGTGACTTGTGGTCTCTGGTTGGTCAGAAGTTTAATCATTCTACAAGCTCAAGTAGTGCAGATTTCCTCCCAAAGGATGGACATGCATCTCAGAGAGGAAAGCAATGTG AAGACACAGAAGGTGAGGAAGATGTGTGGCCATGGCCCACAATGGAACTGAATTGA
- the LOC135114415 gene encoding sialin-like isoform X3: protein MVTRNVTVTLNNGTCPITDEHLSDNYVQGEFDWDEQTQSILLGAFFYGYTATNFIGGRAAEYLGGRLMFGLGILIPSILTLLSPLCINTSANLFIALRVLEGLTQGMVFPSVHLMIAAWIPPKDKAKYSSFVMSGSNFGTVVAMAVGGWLCNTTFLGGWPSVFYIFGGLGVIWGILWFLLAHDLPEQHPRISASELQYILKHRYYVKRDKVVAIPWQHIVTSAPFWAIMAASFCDNFSFYTLLTELPTYFSNILHFDMSSNGLRSALPYAIQCVTSVLWGIFIDALHARNYVSLVVVRKLSTSIALYVSAAGLVAMIWVECDPVWAIIVMCLSVSATGPINSGSSISEQDIAPNFAGTLKGLTNTLGSATGFLAPAVTGAIINNNQTLKAWNTVFIISASFNVFFCSIFVIFGTAEVQPWNYPQPRKEVRVITIFDNE from the exons ATGGTGACCAGAAATGTGACCGTGACGTTAAACAACGGCACATGCCCAATCACTGACGAGCATCTCAGCGACAATTATGTA CAAGGTGAATTTGACTGGGATGAACAAACACAGTCGATTCTTTTGGGTGCTTTCTTCTATGGCTACACGGCAACAAACTTCATCGGGGGACGTGCGGCGGAGTACCTTGGGGGACGCCTCATGTTCGGCCTGGGCATTCTCATTCCCTCCATCCTGACGCTGCTGTCCCCCTTGTGTATCAATACGTCGGCCAATCTGTTCATTGCCCTCAGAGTGTTGGAGGGACTGACGCAG GGGATGGTGTTTCCCTCAGTGCACTTGATGATTGCAGCCTGGATCCCGCCCAAGGACAAAGCCAAATACTCCAGCTTTGTTATGTCAG GTTCAAATTTTGGAACGGTGGTGGCCATGGCAGTCGGTGGGTGGCTCTGCAACACCACCTTCTTGGGCGGGTGGCCTTCCGTCTTCTACATATTTGGAGGTTTGGGTGTAATTTGGGGAATTCTGTGGTTTCTCCTGGCACATGACCTTCCCGAGCAGCATCCCAGGATCTCCGCCTCAGAGCTGCAGTACATCCTGAAGCACCGATATTACGTCAAGAGAGACAAG GTGGTGGCCATTCCCTGGCAACACATCGTGACGTCAGCTCCGTTCTGGGCCATCATGGCGGCAAGTTTCTGTGATAACTTCAGTTTCTATACTCTCCTAACAGAACTTCCTACGTACTTCAGTAATATTTTGCACTTCGATATGAGTAGC AATGGGTTACGCTCGGCCCTGCCCTACGCCATCCAGTGTGTGACGTCTGTGTTGTGGGGGATTTTCATAGACGCCTTGCACGCCAGAAATTACGTCTCCCTCGTTGTGGTTAGAAAGTTGTCAACATCGATAG CCCTGTACGTGTCGGCAGCGGGGTTGGTGGCAATGATATGGGTGGAGTGCGACCCTGTGTGGGCCATCATAGTCATGTGCCTGTCGGTGAGCGCCACTGGACCGATCAACAGCGGCTCCTCCATATCCGAACAGGACATCGCCCCAAACTTCGCCGGCACGCTCAAGGGCCTCACCAACACCCTGGGCTCCGCCACGGGCTTCCTGGCGCCGGCCGTGACAGGagccatcatcaacaacaac CAAACTCTGAAAGCGTGGAACACTGTTTTCATCATTTCTGCTTCATTCAATGTGTTTTTCTGCTCCATCTTTGTCATCTTCGGAACAGCGGAAGTCCAGCCCTGGAATTACCCGCAGCCACGAAAAGAGGTCCGCGTCATCACGATTTTcgataatgaataa
- the LOC135114415 gene encoding sialin-like isoform X1, producing the protein MDLAMSVDSSGSDGCVGQAAPGRDSGKVNKGLVLTGDLEPNKGEVIFSCVAESSHKSVTSSDSSGGSWWNARNALGVLIFLGLMMAFLHRVALSITIVAMVTRNVTVTLNNGTCPITDEHLSDNYVQGEFDWDEQTQSILLGAFFYGYTATNFIGGRAAEYLGGRLMFGLGILIPSILTLLSPLCINTSANLFIALRVLEGLTQGMVFPSVHLMIAAWIPPKDKAKYSSFVMSGSNFGTVVAMAVGGWLCNTTFLGGWPSVFYIFGGLGVIWGILWFLLAHDLPEQHPRISASELQYILKHRYYVKRDKVVAIPWQHIVTSAPFWAIMAASFCDNFSFYTLLTELPTYFSNILHFDMSSNGLRSALPYAIQCVTSVLWGIFIDALHARNYVSLVVVRKLSTSIALYVSAAGLVAMIWVECDPVWAIIVMCLSVSATGPINSGSSISEQDIAPNFAGTLKGLTNTLGSATGFLAPAVTGAIINNNQTLKAWNTVFIISASFNVFFCSIFVIFGTAEVQPWNYPQPRKEVRVITIFDNE; encoded by the exons ATGG ACTTGGCAATGAGTGTAGACAGCTCGGGCAGCGATGGTTGCGTGGGTCAGGCGGCGCCTGGACGGGACAGTGGCAAAGTGAACAAGGGCCTGGTGCTCACTGGTGACTTAGAGCCGAACAAAGGAGAAGTAATCTTTTCATGTGTCGCCGAGTCGTCACACAAGTCCGTTACTTCTAGCG ACTCAAGCGGCGGCTCGTGGTGGAATGCGAGAAACGCTCTGGGAGTGTTGATCTTCCTGGGACTGATGATGGCGTTCCTACACAGAGTGGCGCTCTCCATCACCATCGTGGCCATGGTGACCAGAAATGTGACCGTGACGTTAAACAACGGCACATGCCCAATCACTGACGAGCATCTCAGCGACAATTATGTA CAAGGTGAATTTGACTGGGATGAACAAACACAGTCGATTCTTTTGGGTGCTTTCTTCTATGGCTACACGGCAACAAACTTCATCGGGGGACGTGCGGCGGAGTACCTTGGGGGACGCCTCATGTTCGGCCTGGGCATTCTCATTCCCTCCATCCTGACGCTGCTGTCCCCCTTGTGTATCAATACGTCGGCCAATCTGTTCATTGCCCTCAGAGTGTTGGAGGGACTGACGCAG GGGATGGTGTTTCCCTCAGTGCACTTGATGATTGCAGCCTGGATCCCGCCCAAGGACAAAGCCAAATACTCCAGCTTTGTTATGTCAG GTTCAAATTTTGGAACGGTGGTGGCCATGGCAGTCGGTGGGTGGCTCTGCAACACCACCTTCTTGGGCGGGTGGCCTTCCGTCTTCTACATATTTGGAGGTTTGGGTGTAATTTGGGGAATTCTGTGGTTTCTCCTGGCACATGACCTTCCCGAGCAGCATCCCAGGATCTCCGCCTCAGAGCTGCAGTACATCCTGAAGCACCGATATTACGTCAAGAGAGACAAG GTGGTGGCCATTCCCTGGCAACACATCGTGACGTCAGCTCCGTTCTGGGCCATCATGGCGGCAAGTTTCTGTGATAACTTCAGTTTCTATACTCTCCTAACAGAACTTCCTACGTACTTCAGTAATATTTTGCACTTCGATATGAGTAGC AATGGGTTACGCTCGGCCCTGCCCTACGCCATCCAGTGTGTGACGTCTGTGTTGTGGGGGATTTTCATAGACGCCTTGCACGCCAGAAATTACGTCTCCCTCGTTGTGGTTAGAAAGTTGTCAACATCGATAG CCCTGTACGTGTCGGCAGCGGGGTTGGTGGCAATGATATGGGTGGAGTGCGACCCTGTGTGGGCCATCATAGTCATGTGCCTGTCGGTGAGCGCCACTGGACCGATCAACAGCGGCTCCTCCATATCCGAACAGGACATCGCCCCAAACTTCGCCGGCACGCTCAAGGGCCTCACCAACACCCTGGGCTCCGCCACGGGCTTCCTGGCGCCGGCCGTGACAGGagccatcatcaacaacaac CAAACTCTGAAAGCGTGGAACACTGTTTTCATCATTTCTGCTTCATTCAATGTGTTTTTCTGCTCCATCTTTGTCATCTTCGGAACAGCGGAAGTCCAGCCCTGGAATTACCCGCAGCCACGAAAAGAGGTCCGCGTCATCACGATTTTcgataatgaataa